A genomic region of Thunnus albacares chromosome 4, fThuAlb1.1, whole genome shotgun sequence contains the following coding sequences:
- the LOC122980351 gene encoding tensin-3-like isoform X4: protein MERVMERHYDFDLTYITERIISVFFLPDLEEQRYRRNLQEVASMLKSKHQDKFLLLNLSEKRHDITRLNPKVQDYGWPDLHAPPLDRICAVCKAMETWLTSDPNNVVVLHCKGNKGKTGVIVAAYMHYSKISAGADQALTTLAMRKFCEDKVSSSLQPSQNRYIYYFGGLLSGTIKMNSSPLFLHQILIPSLPNFQAGGGFYPFLKIYQSLQLVYTSGVYDPQTSRARKLCVTMEPALLLKGDIMVKCYHRRSRAAEREVMFRVQFHTCTVHGAQLWFGKTELDLACTDDRFPPDATVEFIFSNGPEKMKGREYRKNDASIKVDYNTSDPVVRWDSYENFNLHHQDSMENIAHTRGPLDGSLYAQVRKRRGPGSTASAASPNGCLTSSPTVKSPAPSRPQTLTYTPDSSRSSVPSDHLDDPSTAHLERQNTDCSLRSGGEDETRQKSRGKERDRETAILDDGDPSSAGGLRREHSCCGRAGTKCGDVGWEREREPCLSNGHCVGRCNSIKKHPKSQTLPALPSKSVSPPPHLTRMELCHRHSSHPLPELPWERPPPTPALPCLHRPCFPYSSPEHPHPHSHTLPASNRLCSGDDCHLFHYSSHAPSSHLSHQSLPSSPYREMFFGSPTPSSGCPCRECSSRREHQSASVRTFHPLHPNQSENPHWPQGAGIQQTIEAPPLWESENPWEVAREAEFWQCKSAMPAFRICHSTLDQGPNPEQPRFALVPHQSYPSPQSLMDMRDGASSGYHTPPPPRHSCPCSPYQSSPAESHESRGYASGYHSGSASPLPASSPSPGRGRLPETPSVAREQQHIEHHKVEKAKVGVEDDISQGSEGKSDSNGQSSTPGLDSDHDYTLIGSSSPTHTEDSVNADSTSQSHESFTPLESNTNSNKTTTPVLTETPTQSSNISMSSTEQSSEPSQSLSSEGMSGEAKVTGNAEGTNQLQTSTHAAIIITPVQVQLNGSTLPGNTPSNSSKGVSMNPSPSLSSTPSTTSPNSPIDSPDIQSPPQRSSLATDTAGQRLTPDRDSSVDTKPPSPVPDGYHTPTFPLASYYYPLLNVPHVPYTGYTAVTIPAFQPPLPEKKRLSSTPGSLNGHNSLLRVSSAPSPTHHVSFSPSVGEQRRGSAQSSSKEEADIRVNAKFVQDSSKYWYKPGISRDQAIAVLKDKEPGTFLIRDSNSFQGAYGLALKVATPPPNANITGSKGDPLEQLVRHFLIETGPRGVKIKGCQNESYFGSLSALVYQHSITPISLPCALRIPEKDLVGELQEMQSATNTSTAADLLKQGAACNVLYLNSVETESLTGPEAVSKATKCTLALSPRPMATVVHFKVSAQGITLTDSKRRLFFRRHYPISSVTFSSLDPQDQRWTNCDSTSSKMFGFVARRTGSATENVCHLFAEMDPEQPAVAIVNFINKVMLGPQLRR, encoded by the exons ATGGAGCGTGTGATGGAGCGCCACTACGATTTTGACCTCACCTACATCACGGAGAGGAtcatctctgtcttcttcttgcCAGACCTGGAGGAACAGCGGTACCGCCGAAACCTACAGGAAGTGGCCTCCATGCTTAAATCCAAGCACCAAGACAAGTTCCTG CTCCTGAATTTATCAGAGAAGAGACATGACATCACCAGACTGAACCCAAAG GTGCAGGACTACGGCTGGCCTGATCTTCATGCCCCACCTCTGGATAGGATCTGTGCTGTATGTAAGGCCATGGAGACCtggctgacctctgaccccaatAATGTAGTGGTCCTCCACTGCAAG GGAAACAAAGGGAAGACAGGGGTCATCGTGGCAGCCTACATGCACTACAGCAAGATATCAGCAGG AGCGGACCAGGCTCTCACCACACTAGCCATGAGGAAGTTCTGTGAAGACAAAGTCTCCTCTTCCCTACAGCCCTCGCAGAACAG GTACATCTACTACTTTGGTGGTCTGCTGTCAGGTACCATCAAAATGAACAGCAGTCCTCTGTTCCTCCACCAGATCCTCATCCCCTCATTACCAAACTTCCAGGCAGGAGGAG GTTTCTATCCATTCCTGAAGATCTACCAGTCTCTACAGCTGGTTTACACCTCAGGCGTCTA cGATCCCCAGACCTCCAGGGCAAGGAAGCTGTGTGTGACTATGGAGCCAGCACTATTATTAAAGGGGGACATTATG gTAAAGTGCTACCACCGACGGAGCCGAGCAGCAGAAAGAGAGGTGATGTTCAGGGTCCAGTTCCATACCTGCACCGTTCACGGAGCCCAGCTGTGGTTTGGCAAGACTGAACTCGACCTAGCCTGCACAG ATGACAGGTTCCCTCCTGATGCTACAGTCGAGTTTATCTTCTCTAACGGGCCAGAAAAAATGAAAG GTCGCGAATACCGCAAGAATGACGCCTCCATTAAAGTGGACTACAACACTTCAGACCCTGTGGTCAGATGGGATTCGTATGAGAACTTCAACCTGCACCACCAAGACAGTATGGAAA ATATCGCTCATACGAGGGGCCCCCTGGACGGCAGTCTGTACGCCCAAGTGAGGAAGCGTCGTGGACCGGGCTCAACTGCCTCAGCAGCATCACCCAACGGTTGCCTTACCAGTAGCCCGACAGTGAAGTCACCAGCTCCCAGCCGGCCCCAGACTCTCACCTACACCCCTGACTCCAGCCGTTCTTCAGTGCCCTCTGATCATTTGGATGATCCTTCTACAGCTCACCTTGAAAGACAAAACACTGACTGTTCACTGAGGAGTGGAGGAGAAgatgaaacaagacagaaaTCACGAGGGAAAGAAAGGGATAGAGAGACAGCGATTTTAGATGATGGAGACCCGTCAAGCGCAGGGGGGTTGAGGCGAGAGCATTCATGTTGTGGTCGAGCAGGTACAAAGTGTGGCGATGTgggatgggagagggagagagagcccTGCCTCTCTAATGGTCACTGTGTTGGACGTTGCAACAGTAttaaaaaacatccaaaaagtCAAACTCTGCCGGCCTTACCATCCAAATCTGTgtcccctcctcctcatctgaCTCGTATGGAACTCTGCCATCGCCATAGCTCCCACCCTTTACCAGAGTTACCATGGGAACGTCCACCGCCAACCCCAGCCTTGCCCTGTCTCCACAGGCCATGTTTCCCTTATTCCTCTCCTGAACACCCACACCCACATAGTCATACCCTCCCAGCCTCAAACAGACTCTGCAGTGGGGACGATTGTCACCTCTTCCATTATTCTAGCCATGCCCCATCCTCTCATCTCTCCCACCAATCACTGCCCTCTAGCCCTTACAGGGAAATGTTCTTTGGCTCTCCAACACCTTCTTCTGGTTGTCCCTGTCGTGAGTGCTCCAGCAGGCGAGAGCACCAGTCAGCCTCAGTCAGAACATTCCACCCATTGCACCCAAACCAATCAGAAAACCCACACTGGCCCCAAGGAGCAGGGATACAACAGACAATAGAGGCGCCTCCTCTATGGGAAAGTGAAAATCCATGGGAAGTGGCAAGAGAGGCAGAGTTCTGGCAGTGCAAATCAGCCATGCCAGCATTTCGCATCTGCCACTCCACTTTGGACCAGGGTCCAAACCCGGAGCAGCCTAGATTTGCCCTTGTACCTCACCAAAGCTATCCCAGTCCCCAGTCTCTGATGGATATGCGGGATGGAGCCAGCAGTGGGTACCacacccctccacctccccgcCACTCTTGCCCCTGCTCTCCTTATCAGTCATCTCCAGCCGAAAGCCACGAGAGTCGGGGTTACGCCTCAGGGTACCACTCTGGGTCAGCCTCTCCTCTGCCTGCTAGTAGCCCCTCTCCTGGAAGAGGCAGGCTGCCCGAAACCCCCTCTGTAGCCAGAGAACAACAGCATATTGAGCATCACAAAG TGGAAAAGGCCAAAGTTGGTGTGGAGGATGACATATCCCAGGGTTCAGAGGGTAAATCTGACTCTAATGGCCAGTCAAGCACCCCTGGACTTGACTCTGATCATGACTACACACTTATTGGTAGCAGcagccccacacacacagaagacag TGTAAACGCTGATAGCACTTCTCAAAGCCACGAAAGCTTTACACCTCTGGAATCCAACACAAATAGCAACAAAACTACCACACCAGTACTGACAGAAACCCCAACCCAATCTTCCAACATATCCATGAGCTCCACAGAACAATCAAGTGAGCCTTCTCAGAGTTTGAGCTCTGAGGGTATGAGTGGAGAAGCCAAGGTTACAGGAAATGCAGAGGGTACTAATCAGTTACAAACTTCAACCCATGCCGCGATCATCATCACCCCAGTCCAAGTGCAACTCAATGGCTCGACCCTTCCTGGTAATACCCCATCTAACAGCAGCAAAGGTGTATCCATGAATCCTTCTCCCAGTCTCAGTTCTACCCCCTCCACCACTTCCCCAAATTCTCCCATTGACTCCCCAGACATTCAGTCTCCCCCTCAACGCTCTTCGCTGGCTACAGACACAGCAGGACAAAGACTGACTCCGGACAGAGACAGCTCGGTTGACACCAAACCGCCATCTCCTGTGCCCGACGGATATCATACACCAACCTTCCCCTTAGCATCCTATTACTACCCATTACTAAATGTCCCCCATGTCCCATACACCGGGTACACTGCAGTCACTATCCCCGCCTTTCAGCCACCGCTCCCAGAGAAGAAACGCCTTTCATCAACACCAGGATCCCTGAATGGACACAACTCTCTTCTCCGGGTCTCCTCAGCTCCTTCCCCAACGCACCACGTTAGTTTCTCCCCCTCTGTGGGAGAGCAAAGACGAGGGTCTGCACAGTCCAGCAGTAAGGAGGAGGCAGATATCAGGGTCAATGCAAAGTTTGTCCAGGACAGCTCCAAGTATTGGTACAAACCAGGCATCTCCAGAGACCAAG CCATAGCTGTATTGAAGGACAAGGAACCAGGAACTTTCCTCATCAGAGACAGTAACTCCTTCCAGGGGGCCTATGGCCTGGCCCTCAAGGTGGCCACCCCTCCTCCTAATGCCAACATCACTGGCAGCAAAG GGGATCCCCTGGAACAGCTGGTGAGACACTTCCTCATCGAGACTGGGCCACGGGGAGTGAAGATCAAGGGCTGTCAGAATGAGTCCTACTTCG gaAGTTTATCTGCCCTGGTGTACCAACATTCAATCACTCCCATCTCTCTGCCATGTGCCCTTCGCATTCCAGAAAAAG ATCTGGTCGGGGAGCTTCAAGAGATGCAGAGTGCAACAAACACGAGCACAGCGGCTGACCTCCTCAAACAAGGAGCAG CTTGCAACGTGCTCTACCTGAACTCTGTGGAGACCGAATCGTTGACGGGGCCCGAGGCGGTTTCCAAAGCAACCAAATGCACTCTGGCTCTGAGTCCACGTCCCATGGCAACAGTGGTCCACTTCAAAGTGTCTGCTCAGGGCATCACTCTAACTGACAGCAAAAGAAG GCTATTTTTCAGGAGGCACTACCCAATCAGCAGTGTGACTTTCAGCAGTCTTGACCCCCAAGACCAGAG GTGGACTAATTGTGATAGCACGTCAAGCAA GATGTTTGGCTTTGTGGCCAGGCGGACAGGCAGTGCTACAGAGAATGTGTGTCACCTATTTGCAGAGATGGACCCTGAACAACCTGCTGTAGCCATTGTCAACTTTATCAACAAGGTTATGTTGGGGCCACAGCTACGCAGATGA
- the LOC122980351 gene encoding tensin-2-like isoform X3 — protein sequence MGCIHSTSTGRLKKHGPDAGGIPVKAPEVHPEILQLAELAKAGSHAFTERSFKKRRLCDVCKQNIDDPGAFCKECKTAVHKTCEAKVSPTCISTTDQQDSIKSTSQKKRGSIPRSKSVEQVMERVMERHYDFDLTYITERIISVFFLPDLEEQRYRRNLQEVASMLKSKHQDKFLLLNLSEKRHDITRLNPKVQDYGWPDLHAPPLDRICAVCKAMETWLTSDPNNVVVLHCKGNKGKTGVIVAAYMHYSKISAGADQALTTLAMRKFCEDKVSSSLQPSQNRYIYYFGGLLSGTIKMNSSPLFLHQILIPSLPNFQAGGGFYPFLKIYQSLQLVYTSGVYDPQTSRARKLCVTMEPALLLKGDIMVKCYHRRSRAAEREVMFRVQFHTCTVHGAQLWFGKTELDLACTDDRFPPDATVEFIFSNGPEKMKGREYRKNDASIKVDYNTSDPVVRWDSYENFNLHHQDSMENIAHTRGPLDGSLYAQVRKRRGPGSTASAASPNGCLTSSPTVKSPAPSRPQTLTYTPDSSRSSVPSDHLDDPSTAHLERQNTDCSLRSGGEDETRQKSRGKERDRETAILDDGDPSSAGGLRREHSCCGRAGTKCGDVGWEREREPCLSNGHCVGRCNSIKKHPKSQTLPALPSKSVSPPPHLTRMELCHRHSSHPLPELPWERPPPTPALPCLHRPCFPYSSPEHPHPHSHTLPASNRLCSGDDCHLFHYSSHAPSSHLSHQSLPSSPYREMFFGSPTPSSGCPCRECSSRREHQSASVRTFHPLHPNQSENPHWPQGAGIQQTIEAPPLWESENPWEVAREAEFWQCKSAMPAFRICHSTLDQGPNPEQPRFALVPHQSYPSPQSLMDMRDGASSGYHTPPPPRHSCPCSPYQSSPAESHESRGYASGYHSGSASPLPASSPSPGRGRLPETPSVAREQQHIEHHKVEKAKVGVEDDISQGSEGKSDSNGQSSTPGLDSDHDYTLIGSSSPTHTEDSVNADSTSQSHESFTPLESNTNSNKTTTPVLTETPTQSSNISMSSTEQSSEPSQSLSSEGMSGEAKVTGNAEGTNQLQTSTHAAIIITPVQVQLNGSTLPGNTPSNSSKGVSMNPSPSLSSTPSTTSPNSPIDSPDIQSPPQRSSLATDTAGQRLTPDRDSSVDTKPPSPVPDGYHTPTFPLASYYYPLLNVPHVPYTGYTAVTIPAFQPPLPEKKRLSSTPGSLNGHNSLLRVSSAPSPTHHVSFSPSVGEQRRGSAQSSSKEEADIRVNAKFVQDSSKYWYKPGISRDQAIAVLKDKEPGTFLIRDSNSFQGAYGLALKVATPPPNANITGSKGDPLEQLVRHFLIETGPRGVKIKGCQNESYFGSLSALVYQHSITPISLPCALRIPEKDLVGELQEMQSATNTSTAADLLKQGAACNVLYLNSVETESLTGPEAVSKATKCTLALSPRPMATVVHFKVSAQGITLTDSKRRLFFRRHYPISSVTFSSLDPQDQRMFGFVARRTGSATENVCHLFAEMDPEQPAVAIVNFINKVMLGPQLRR from the exons CTTGCCAAAGCAGGAAGCCACGCCTTCACAGAGAGGAGCTTCAAGAAGAGACGCTTGTGCGATGTATGCAAGCAGAACATCGACGACCCTGGGGCTTTCTGCAAGG AGTGCAAGACTGCAGTTCACAAAACATGTGAAGCCAAG GTGTCTCCCACCTGTATCTCAACAACGGACCAG CAGGACTCCATTAAATCAACATCACAGAAGAAAAGAGGCTCCATACCAAG GAGTAAAAGTGTGGAACAAGTGATGGAGCGTGTGATGGAGCGCCACTACGATTTTGACCTCACCTACATCACGGAGAGGAtcatctctgtcttcttcttgcCAGACCTGGAGGAACAGCGGTACCGCCGAAACCTACAGGAAGTGGCCTCCATGCTTAAATCCAAGCACCAAGACAAGTTCCTG CTCCTGAATTTATCAGAGAAGAGACATGACATCACCAGACTGAACCCAAAG GTGCAGGACTACGGCTGGCCTGATCTTCATGCCCCACCTCTGGATAGGATCTGTGCTGTATGTAAGGCCATGGAGACCtggctgacctctgaccccaatAATGTAGTGGTCCTCCACTGCAAG GGAAACAAAGGGAAGACAGGGGTCATCGTGGCAGCCTACATGCACTACAGCAAGATATCAGCAGG AGCGGACCAGGCTCTCACCACACTAGCCATGAGGAAGTTCTGTGAAGACAAAGTCTCCTCTTCCCTACAGCCCTCGCAGAACAG GTACATCTACTACTTTGGTGGTCTGCTGTCAGGTACCATCAAAATGAACAGCAGTCCTCTGTTCCTCCACCAGATCCTCATCCCCTCATTACCAAACTTCCAGGCAGGAGGAG GTTTCTATCCATTCCTGAAGATCTACCAGTCTCTACAGCTGGTTTACACCTCAGGCGTCTA cGATCCCCAGACCTCCAGGGCAAGGAAGCTGTGTGTGACTATGGAGCCAGCACTATTATTAAAGGGGGACATTATG gTAAAGTGCTACCACCGACGGAGCCGAGCAGCAGAAAGAGAGGTGATGTTCAGGGTCCAGTTCCATACCTGCACCGTTCACGGAGCCCAGCTGTGGTTTGGCAAGACTGAACTCGACCTAGCCTGCACAG ATGACAGGTTCCCTCCTGATGCTACAGTCGAGTTTATCTTCTCTAACGGGCCAGAAAAAATGAAAG GTCGCGAATACCGCAAGAATGACGCCTCCATTAAAGTGGACTACAACACTTCAGACCCTGTGGTCAGATGGGATTCGTATGAGAACTTCAACCTGCACCACCAAGACAGTATGGAAA ATATCGCTCATACGAGGGGCCCCCTGGACGGCAGTCTGTACGCCCAAGTGAGGAAGCGTCGTGGACCGGGCTCAACTGCCTCAGCAGCATCACCCAACGGTTGCCTTACCAGTAGCCCGACAGTGAAGTCACCAGCTCCCAGCCGGCCCCAGACTCTCACCTACACCCCTGACTCCAGCCGTTCTTCAGTGCCCTCTGATCATTTGGATGATCCTTCTACAGCTCACCTTGAAAGACAAAACACTGACTGTTCACTGAGGAGTGGAGGAGAAgatgaaacaagacagaaaTCACGAGGGAAAGAAAGGGATAGAGAGACAGCGATTTTAGATGATGGAGACCCGTCAAGCGCAGGGGGGTTGAGGCGAGAGCATTCATGTTGTGGTCGAGCAGGTACAAAGTGTGGCGATGTgggatgggagagggagagagagcccTGCCTCTCTAATGGTCACTGTGTTGGACGTTGCAACAGTAttaaaaaacatccaaaaagtCAAACTCTGCCGGCCTTACCATCCAAATCTGTgtcccctcctcctcatctgaCTCGTATGGAACTCTGCCATCGCCATAGCTCCCACCCTTTACCAGAGTTACCATGGGAACGTCCACCGCCAACCCCAGCCTTGCCCTGTCTCCACAGGCCATGTTTCCCTTATTCCTCTCCTGAACACCCACACCCACATAGTCATACCCTCCCAGCCTCAAACAGACTCTGCAGTGGGGACGATTGTCACCTCTTCCATTATTCTAGCCATGCCCCATCCTCTCATCTCTCCCACCAATCACTGCCCTCTAGCCCTTACAGGGAAATGTTCTTTGGCTCTCCAACACCTTCTTCTGGTTGTCCCTGTCGTGAGTGCTCCAGCAGGCGAGAGCACCAGTCAGCCTCAGTCAGAACATTCCACCCATTGCACCCAAACCAATCAGAAAACCCACACTGGCCCCAAGGAGCAGGGATACAACAGACAATAGAGGCGCCTCCTCTATGGGAAAGTGAAAATCCATGGGAAGTGGCAAGAGAGGCAGAGTTCTGGCAGTGCAAATCAGCCATGCCAGCATTTCGCATCTGCCACTCCACTTTGGACCAGGGTCCAAACCCGGAGCAGCCTAGATTTGCCCTTGTACCTCACCAAAGCTATCCCAGTCCCCAGTCTCTGATGGATATGCGGGATGGAGCCAGCAGTGGGTACCacacccctccacctccccgcCACTCTTGCCCCTGCTCTCCTTATCAGTCATCTCCAGCCGAAAGCCACGAGAGTCGGGGTTACGCCTCAGGGTACCACTCTGGGTCAGCCTCTCCTCTGCCTGCTAGTAGCCCCTCTCCTGGAAGAGGCAGGCTGCCCGAAACCCCCTCTGTAGCCAGAGAACAACAGCATATTGAGCATCACAAAG TGGAAAAGGCCAAAGTTGGTGTGGAGGATGACATATCCCAGGGTTCAGAGGGTAAATCTGACTCTAATGGCCAGTCAAGCACCCCTGGACTTGACTCTGATCATGACTACACACTTATTGGTAGCAGcagccccacacacacagaagacag TGTAAACGCTGATAGCACTTCTCAAAGCCACGAAAGCTTTACACCTCTGGAATCCAACACAAATAGCAACAAAACTACCACACCAGTACTGACAGAAACCCCAACCCAATCTTCCAACATATCCATGAGCTCCACAGAACAATCAAGTGAGCCTTCTCAGAGTTTGAGCTCTGAGGGTATGAGTGGAGAAGCCAAGGTTACAGGAAATGCAGAGGGTACTAATCAGTTACAAACTTCAACCCATGCCGCGATCATCATCACCCCAGTCCAAGTGCAACTCAATGGCTCGACCCTTCCTGGTAATACCCCATCTAACAGCAGCAAAGGTGTATCCATGAATCCTTCTCCCAGTCTCAGTTCTACCCCCTCCACCACTTCCCCAAATTCTCCCATTGACTCCCCAGACATTCAGTCTCCCCCTCAACGCTCTTCGCTGGCTACAGACACAGCAGGACAAAGACTGACTCCGGACAGAGACAGCTCGGTTGACACCAAACCGCCATCTCCTGTGCCCGACGGATATCATACACCAACCTTCCCCTTAGCATCCTATTACTACCCATTACTAAATGTCCCCCATGTCCCATACACCGGGTACACTGCAGTCACTATCCCCGCCTTTCAGCCACCGCTCCCAGAGAAGAAACGCCTTTCATCAACACCAGGATCCCTGAATGGACACAACTCTCTTCTCCGGGTCTCCTCAGCTCCTTCCCCAACGCACCACGTTAGTTTCTCCCCCTCTGTGGGAGAGCAAAGACGAGGGTCTGCACAGTCCAGCAGTAAGGAGGAGGCAGATATCAGGGTCAATGCAAAGTTTGTCCAGGACAGCTCCAAGTATTGGTACAAACCAGGCATCTCCAGAGACCAAG CCATAGCTGTATTGAAGGACAAGGAACCAGGAACTTTCCTCATCAGAGACAGTAACTCCTTCCAGGGGGCCTATGGCCTGGCCCTCAAGGTGGCCACCCCTCCTCCTAATGCCAACATCACTGGCAGCAAAG GGGATCCCCTGGAACAGCTGGTGAGACACTTCCTCATCGAGACTGGGCCACGGGGAGTGAAGATCAAGGGCTGTCAGAATGAGTCCTACTTCG gaAGTTTATCTGCCCTGGTGTACCAACATTCAATCACTCCCATCTCTCTGCCATGTGCCCTTCGCATTCCAGAAAAAG ATCTGGTCGGGGAGCTTCAAGAGATGCAGAGTGCAACAAACACGAGCACAGCGGCTGACCTCCTCAAACAAGGAGCAG CTTGCAACGTGCTCTACCTGAACTCTGTGGAGACCGAATCGTTGACGGGGCCCGAGGCGGTTTCCAAAGCAACCAAATGCACTCTGGCTCTGAGTCCACGTCCCATGGCAACAGTGGTCCACTTCAAAGTGTCTGCTCAGGGCATCACTCTAACTGACAGCAAAAGAAG GCTATTTTTCAGGAGGCACTACCCAATCAGCAGTGTGACTTTCAGCAGTCTTGACCCCCAAGACCAGAG GATGTTTGGCTTTGTGGCCAGGCGGACAGGCAGTGCTACAGAGAATGTGTGTCACCTATTTGCAGAGATGGACCCTGAACAACCTGCTGTAGCCATTGTCAACTTTATCAACAAGGTTATGTTGGGGCCACAGCTACGCAGATGA